Proteins from a genomic interval of Enterococcus faecium:
- a CDS encoding site-specific integrase, which translates to MRGGVRKRGKRWYYYFEDINDDGSRKKVEKVGGDTRPEAEAALRKVLSDIDETGQYFLGTDTRVKQYLDFWMEEYVKLNLKYNTYENYRFTIKNHIDGYLGKKKLTDLSPALLQNFINAEFKKGYSKKTMTITHSVLKNALNMAVYPWGLIKQNPMLYVKIPKYEERPTTKKDLKIISLEDFDHMLEITPEGHPFYIPLNIGFYTGMRVGEVCGLTWDNVDFSNGTITVEKQMVKNDGAWIYGTPKTSSSNRTIFIGQTLLAILKKHKKQQLENRMKYGKLYIDSNAVCTKEDGGLVTPSVVKWNTKRISNALSLSFNFHSLRHTHATLLLENGAKMKEISERLGHSRISITMDTYSHVTDKMRNETVDIMENLRKNS; encoded by the coding sequence ATGCGTGGCGGTGTGAGAAAACGTGGAAAACGTTGGTATTATTATTTTGAAGATATTAATGATGATGGCTCAAGAAAAAAAGTGGAGAAAGTTGGCGGAGACACCCGACCAGAGGCCGAAGCTGCTTTACGAAAAGTTTTATCAGATATTGACGAAACAGGACAATACTTTTTAGGTACGGATACTCGAGTAAAACAATACCTTGATTTTTGGATGGAGGAATACGTTAAACTAAATCTAAAATACAATACCTATGAAAACTACCGATTTACCATCAAAAATCATATAGATGGTTATTTAGGAAAGAAAAAACTTACGGATCTCTCCCCTGCTCTTTTACAAAATTTCATCAATGCTGAATTTAAAAAGGGTTACTCGAAGAAAACAATGACTATTACTCACTCTGTCCTTAAGAATGCGCTGAATATGGCGGTTTATCCTTGGGGGTTAATCAAGCAAAATCCTATGCTGTATGTAAAGATACCAAAATACGAAGAACGACCAACGACTAAAAAAGATCTAAAAATCATTTCTCTTGAGGACTTTGATCATATGCTAGAAATCACTCCTGAAGGCCATCCTTTCTATATTCCTTTGAATATTGGATTTTATACGGGAATGCGCGTTGGCGAAGTTTGTGGTCTGACGTGGGATAATGTCGATTTTTCAAATGGAACAATTACTGTAGAGAAACAAATGGTAAAGAATGATGGCGCATGGATATATGGTACACCAAAGACAAGCAGTTCCAATCGAACGATTTTTATTGGACAAACCTTGCTAGCAATTCTGAAAAAACATAAGAAACAACAATTAGAAAATCGAATGAAGTATGGAAAGCTCTACATTGATTCAAATGCAGTATGTACAAAGGAAGACGGTGGGCTAGTTACGCCAAGTGTAGTGAAATGGAATACTAAAAGGATATCGAATGCACTCTCCCTCTCTTTTAACTTCCATTCTCTCAGACATACTCATGCTACACTTCTTCTCGAAAATGGCGCAAAAATGAAAGAAATCTCTGAACGATTGGGGCACAGCAGAATTTCAATTACGATGGATACTTACTCGCATGTGACAGATAAGATGAGAAATGAAACGGTCGATATCATGGAGAATCTGAGAAAGAATTCTTGA
- a CDS encoding YqaJ viral recombinase family protein gives MSKSTLEMSHQEWLEDRKKGIGGSDVGTILGLNKWKSPYQLWLEKTGQVVLEESGSEPAYWGNVLEEVVAKEFQERTGKKVRRRNQVFEHPLHPFLRANIDRDVVGENAILECKTANQFLGKEWEGEEVPLSYLCQVQHYMNVLNKDYCYIAVLIGGQKFIWKRIERDQELIDTITEQLVEFWETNVLGGIEPVIDGSQATADFLKEKYADVEDVQTALPIRFDELVEQKNELKRTKKEIESAIRQVDNEFISELGKREASIGVTQKNIISWKLVRTRRISSKKLAEKYPDVANDEEIYNVTESRRLTEKEIK, from the coding sequence ATGAGTAAATCTACCTTAGAAATGAGCCATCAAGAATGGCTTGAAGACCGTAAGAAAGGCATCGGAGGTTCGGATGTTGGAACAATTTTAGGATTGAATAAATGGAAATCTCCTTATCAACTATGGTTAGAAAAAACAGGACAAGTAGTACTTGAAGAATCAGGAAGTGAGCCCGCTTATTGGGGTAATGTTTTAGAAGAAGTGGTTGCTAAAGAGTTTCAAGAACGTACAGGTAAAAAGGTTCGCAGAAGAAACCAAGTCTTTGAACATCCATTGCATCCGTTTCTAAGAGCGAATATTGATCGTGATGTAGTGGGAGAAAATGCCATTCTGGAATGCAAAACAGCCAATCAATTTCTCGGCAAAGAGTGGGAAGGTGAAGAAGTACCACTCAGTTATCTCTGCCAAGTTCAACATTATATGAACGTTCTAAACAAAGACTATTGTTACATCGCTGTCTTAATCGGTGGTCAAAAATTTATCTGGAAGCGGATTGAACGAGATCAAGAGTTGATCGATACAATCACTGAACAATTAGTAGAGTTTTGGGAAACGAATGTTCTTGGAGGCATCGAGCCAGTTATTGACGGTAGTCAAGCGACAGCTGATTTCTTGAAAGAAAAGTATGCAGATGTTGAAGACGTTCAAACGGCGTTGCCAATTCGTTTTGATGAACTAGTTGAACAGAAAAACGAACTCAAACGGACTAAGAAAGAAATTGAATCGGCTATTCGACAGGTGGACAACGAGTTCATCAGTGAATTAGGTAAACGTGAAGCTAGTATCGGGGTAACTCAAAAAAACATCATCAGTTGGAAACTTGTCCGTACGAGACGTATAAGCTCGAAGAAACTAGCAGAGAAATATCCAGATGTCGCAAATGATGAAGAGATTTATAACGTTACTGAATCAAGAAGGCTAACCGAAAAGGAGATTAAATAA
- a CDS encoding helix-turn-helix transcriptional regulator, translating into MLKDRIKELRKQHGWTQAELAKKMSVSQQTIGSWEVGRAEPNSEALTKLAHLFNVSTDYLLSNHKTPEWATKEDIIELDKLLESNANMAYGGETLTPEQLQRVRDVLAGMFWKFKKEDKDKEK; encoded by the coding sequence GTGTTAAAAGATCGAATCAAAGAGTTAAGAAAGCAACATGGCTGGACCCAAGCAGAACTAGCAAAAAAAATGAGCGTGTCCCAACAAACTATAGGAAGTTGGGAAGTAGGTCGTGCAGAACCTAATTCAGAAGCACTAACTAAATTAGCTCATCTATTTAACGTTAGTACTGACTATCTATTAAGTAATCATAAAACTCCAGAATGGGCGACTAAAGAAGATATAATTGAACTTGATAAACTACTTGAATCAAATGCTAACATGGCTTATGGAGGCGAAACTTTAACACCCGAACAGCTTCAAAGAGTCAGAGATGTTTTAGCAGGCATGTTTTGGAAATTCAAAAAAGAAGACAAGGACAAAGAGAAGTGA
- a CDS encoding DUF5067 domain-containing protein, with the protein MKKIVGLGLILFSSITLGACGNNDSNSDVPKKTTINTSTMVTLESSNSMDSSTEEKSTSDTTFEDDSSKIVIKNTEELSSQYDPNKKILAIEIQYTNKSDKAQSPWMAFATSIKPIQETDKTEELLNGANGLFPQDYKPDLVKMGDTDVKPDATVDAVVGVEIIYPGSPIIMKDFMDNGSFEKTIPTN; encoded by the coding sequence ATGAAAAAAATAGTTGGGTTAGGATTAATCTTGTTTTCTAGTATCACATTAGGTGCTTGTGGTAACAACGATTCAAACTCTGATGTGCCTAAAAAAACGACTATTAATACTTCTACAATGGTTACTTTAGAGAGCAGCAACTCTATGGATTCAAGTACTGAAGAAAAATCTACAAGTGATACAACTTTTGAAGACGATTCATCAAAGATTGTAATAAAAAACACTGAAGAATTATCTAGCCAATATGATCCAAATAAAAAAATATTAGCTATTGAAATTCAATATACTAATAAATCTGACAAAGCTCAAAGTCCTTGGATGGCATTCGCTACATCAATCAAACCTATACAGGAAACAGATAAAACTGAAGAACTATTGAATGGAGCAAATGGCTTGTTCCCTCAAGACTACAAACCAGATCTTGTAAAGATGGGCGATACAGATGTTAAGCCTGATGCTACTGTTGATGCAGTTGTTGGTGTAGAAATTATTTATCCAGGTTCTCCTATTATCATGAAAGATTTTATGGATAATGGAAGTTTTGAAAAAACTATCCCTACTAATTAA
- a CDS encoding helix-turn-helix transcriptional regulator: protein MENKMGQIRSRKGISQSQLASLLKVSQKTISSWEVGRTLPKPSQMQHLEDIFHVPKEKIFFMAFNYKNELKTRGTSK, encoded by the coding sequence ATGGAAAACAAAATGGGACAAATAAGATCTAGAAAAGGGATCTCTCAATCTCAACTAGCGTCTTTATTAAAAGTATCCCAAAAAACAATCAGTTCTTGGGAGGTAGGACGTACCTTGCCTAAGCCTTCCCAGATGCAACATCTAGAAGATATTTTTCATGTTCCTAAAGAAAAAATTTTTTTTATGGCTTTTAACTACAAAAATGAGTTAAAAACAAGGGGGACTTCCAAATGA
- the lepA gene encoding translation elongation factor 4, with protein sequence MDIKKMKERQEQIRNFSIIAHIDHGKSTLADRILEMTHTVTSREMQDQLLDSMDLERERGITIKLNAVELNYTAKNGETYIFHLIDTPGHVDFTYEVSRSLAACEGAVLVVDAAQGIEAQTLANVYLALDNDLEILPVINKIDLPAADPERVRQEIEDVIGIDASEAVLASAKSGIGIEDILEQIVEYVPAPSGDLDAPLKALIFDSIYDSYRGVVLNVRITDGMVKPGDKIKLMSNGKTFDVTEVGVFSPKAVVRDFLMVGDVGYITASIKTVQDTRVGDTVTLADNPAAEALPGYRKMNPMVYCGLYPIDTSRYNDLREALEKLQLNDAALQFEPETSQALGFGFRCGFLGLLHMDVVQERLEREFNLELITTAPSVIYHVNKTDGTTATVDNPADFPEPVTIQDVEEPFVKAQIMVPNDFVGAVMELSQRKRGEFITMDYLDDYRVNVVYNIPLSEIVFDFFDKLKSSTKGYASLDYEMSGYQKSKLVKMDILLNGEKVDALSFIVHRDFAYERGKAIVEKLKKLIPRQQFEVPIQAAIGQKIVARSDIKALRKNVLAKCYGGDVSRKRKLLEKQKEGKKRMKQIGSVEVPQEAFMAVLKMDEDEPKK encoded by the coding sequence ATGGATATAAAGAAAATGAAAGAACGCCAAGAGCAGATTCGTAATTTTTCGATCATCGCTCATATCGACCATGGGAAATCTACATTGGCCGATCGTATTTTAGAAATGACGCACACTGTGACGTCTCGCGAAATGCAAGATCAGCTGTTAGACTCGATGGATTTGGAACGTGAACGTGGAATCACGATTAAATTAAATGCTGTAGAACTCAATTACACAGCGAAAAATGGAGAAACATATATCTTTCACTTGATTGACACCCCAGGGCACGTCGACTTCACCTATGAAGTCTCTCGAAGCCTTGCTGCCTGTGAGGGTGCCGTTTTAGTGGTCGATGCAGCACAAGGAATCGAAGCCCAAACATTGGCCAATGTTTATTTAGCCTTAGACAATGATTTGGAGATCCTGCCAGTCATCAATAAAATCGACCTACCCGCAGCAGATCCCGAACGTGTCCGTCAAGAAATCGAAGACGTAATCGGAATTGATGCTAGTGAAGCTGTATTAGCTAGTGCCAAATCAGGGATTGGGATTGAAGATATTCTCGAGCAGATCGTGGAATATGTTCCTGCACCAAGTGGAGACTTAGATGCACCGCTAAAAGCTTTGATCTTTGACTCTATTTATGATAGTTACCGCGGTGTTGTTCTAAATGTCCGAATCACGGACGGTATGGTCAAACCCGGAGACAAAATCAAACTGATGAGTAATGGAAAAACATTTGATGTTACAGAGGTCGGGGTCTTCTCGCCAAAAGCAGTTGTTAGAGACTTTTTGATGGTCGGTGATGTCGGTTATATCACAGCAAGTATCAAAACTGTCCAAGATACACGAGTAGGGGATACAGTAACGTTAGCAGACAATCCTGCCGCTGAAGCTTTACCAGGTTACCGAAAAATGAATCCGATGGTTTATTGTGGTCTTTATCCAATTGATACTTCTCGTTACAACGATTTGCGGGAAGCTTTAGAAAAACTGCAATTGAATGATGCTGCTTTACAATTCGAACCAGAAACCTCTCAAGCATTAGGTTTTGGGTTCCGCTGTGGATTCCTCGGACTTCTTCATATGGATGTCGTCCAAGAACGCTTGGAACGGGAATTCAATCTAGAATTGATCACGACTGCACCATCCGTTATTTACCATGTTAATAAAACGGATGGTACGACTGCTACAGTAGATAACCCGGCAGATTTTCCTGAACCTGTAACGATCCAGGATGTAGAAGAACCATTCGTCAAAGCACAGATCATGGTCCCAAATGATTTTGTCGGTGCAGTAATGGAACTTTCTCAACGAAAACGGGGAGAATTCATTACGATGGATTATTTAGATGATTACCGAGTAAATGTCGTCTATAATATTCCGCTTTCTGAAATTGTCTTTGACTTTTTCGACAAATTGAAATCAAGCACGAAAGGCTATGCCTCATTGGATTATGAAATGTCTGGTTATCAAAAAAGCAAGTTAGTGAAGATGGATATCTTGCTGAATGGAGAAAAAGTCGATGCATTAAGCTTTATCGTTCACCGAGACTTTGCCTATGAACGTGGAAAAGCAATCGTTGAAAAACTGAAAAAACTAATCCCACGCCAACAATTTGAGGTGCCAATCCAAGCAGCTATTGGACAAAAAATCGTTGCCCGTTCAGACATCAAAGCCTTGCGTAAAAACGTCTTGGCTAAATGTTATGGTGGAGATGTTTCTCGTAAACGTAAACTCTTAGAGAAACAAAAAGAAGGGAAGAAGCGGATGAAACAAATCGGCTCAGTCGAAGTTCCGCAAGAAGCCTTCATGGCTGTTCTGAAAATGGATGAGGACGAACCGAAGAAATAG
- a CDS encoding ImmA/IrrE family metallo-endopeptidase, which yields MELDVINLVENLKRKYQSANPFYICEKMDIQIEYVPFIDDPKGQFQEILGRAVILLNDELKDSEERFYICAHELGHAIFHRGLSSYYVSTRTSRSKSESEANCFAANLIVSLYKEDNDQYPRKVEELTNLYGLPENVYRFLN from the coding sequence ATGGAATTGGATGTTATCAATTTAGTTGAGAACCTAAAGCGGAAGTATCAATCCGCTAATCCATTTTATATCTGTGAAAAAATGGACATTCAAATTGAATATGTTCCTTTTATTGATGATCCTAAAGGTCAATTCCAAGAGATTTTAGGTCGTGCTGTCATCCTACTGAATGATGAATTAAAGGATTCTGAGGAAAGATTTTATATTTGTGCTCATGAACTTGGTCACGCCATCTTTCATCGTGGGTTATCTAGCTATTATGTATCCACACGAACATCCAGAAGCAAATCAGAAAGCGAAGCGAATTGCTTTGCTGCTAATCTCATTGTTTCTCTTTATAAAGAAGACAACGATCAATACCCTAGAAAAGTTGAGGAATTAACAAATTTGTATGGGCTACCTGAAAACGTGTACAGATTTTTAAATTAA